In Anaerotignum faecicola, the following are encoded in one genomic region:
- the glgB gene encoding 1,4-alpha-glucan branching protein GlgB: protein MGSFFGVEEISKLLKVEYADPHSILGMHETESGVVVRELIPGAENINVIDKESKETYALKLVHDYGYFEGIMDSRKKYFEYLLEVDFGDGNIWTTDDQYTFPPVISEYDMYLFGEGNNYNIYEKLGSHLCTVNGVEGVGFAVWAPNAKSVSVIGNFNNWDPRRSMMRLLGKSGIWELFIPGVKEFDIYKYHVKWQNGFVVEKTDPYGNFTELRPNNASIVYDAGGYCWNDEKWIDFRETNDIYNLPMNIYEVHLGSWMRVPEEGERFLTYIELAEKLVEYVKEMNYTHVEFMPLTEYPFDGSWGYQVTGYYAPTSRYGTPKDFMYLIDTLHQNNIGVIMDWVPAHFPRDMNGLARFDGTALYEHEDSRLGEHIEWGTYIFNYGRNEVKNFLIANALYWIKEFHIDGLRVDAVASMLYLDYCRSDGQWLPNKYGGRENLEAVEFIKHMNSIIDKKYKGVMMIAEESTSWEGVTRNADYNGLGFSLKWNMGWMNDFLSYIKKETVHRKYHHNYITFSLMYAFSENFVLVLSHDEVVHMKGSMMYKVPGDMWQKTANLKVAYGFMYGHPGKKLMFMGNEIGQFSEWSEARSLDWHILENEYHKNLQTYVKDLNKLYLEQPALWERDFDGRAFEWIECDDSQRSIVAFTRHGIKREEQLSIICNFTETPYENFIIGVPTDKDYKEVFNSDDFKYGGTGRINGNIIKNRLCGCNRCANSVEITLPPLGFVVLKPIY from the coding sequence TTGGGAAGTTTCTTTGGCGTTGAAGAGATTTCAAAGCTCTTAAAGGTTGAATATGCCGATCCGCACAGCATATTGGGCATGCATGAAACTGAAAGCGGCGTTGTTGTCAGGGAGTTGATCCCGGGGGCTGAAAACATAAATGTTATTGACAAGGAAAGCAAAGAAACATATGCTCTTAAGTTAGTGCATGATTACGGTTACTTTGAAGGTATTATGGACAGCCGGAAAAAGTATTTTGAATATCTCCTTGAAGTTGATTTCGGTGACGGAAACATTTGGACGACTGACGACCAATATACATTTCCGCCTGTTATAAGCGAATATGATATGTACCTTTTCGGAGAAGGAAACAACTACAATATTTATGAAAAGCTCGGTTCGCATTTATGCACTGTAAACGGCGTTGAAGGAGTCGGTTTTGCCGTTTGGGCTCCCAATGCCAAAAGTGTCAGCGTTATCGGGAACTTTAATAACTGGGATCCGCGCAGAAGCATGATGAGGCTTTTGGGTAAAAGCGGTATTTGGGAACTATTTATACCCGGCGTTAAGGAATTTGATATATACAAATACCATGTTAAATGGCAGAATGGATTTGTTGTTGAGAAAACTGATCCGTATGGAAATTTTACAGAGCTTAGGCCGAATAACGCGTCTATTGTTTATGACGCCGGCGGATATTGCTGGAATGATGAAAAATGGATTGATTTTAGGGAAACAAACGATATATATAACCTGCCTATGAATATATATGAAGTCCATTTAGGAAGCTGGATGCGCGTGCCTGAAGAAGGGGAGCGTTTCCTTACGTATATTGAGCTTGCCGAAAAGCTTGTTGAATATGTTAAAGAAATGAATTATACACATGTTGAGTTTATGCCTTTAACGGAATATCCTTTTGACGGAAGCTGGGGGTATCAGGTAACCGGATACTATGCTCCTACAAGCAGGTACGGAACTCCGAAGGATTTTATGTATTTGATCGACACGCTTCACCAAAATAATATAGGCGTTATAATGGACTGGGTTCCCGCACATTTTCCGCGGGACATGAACGGGCTTGCACGCTTTGACGGAACAGCCCTCTATGAACATGAGGATTCGAGGCTGGGAGAGCATATAGAGTGGGGGACTTATATATTTAATTATGGAAGGAATGAAGTAAAAAATTTCCTTATTGCCAACGCTTTATACTGGATTAAGGAATTCCATATAGACGGGTTAAGGGTTGACGCTGTCGCGTCGATGCTATATCTTGACTACTGCCGCAGTGACGGACAATGGCTCCCCAATAAATACGGCGGAAGGGAAAACCTTGAAGCCGTTGAATTTATAAAGCATATGAATTCTATTATAGACAAGAAATATAAAGGCGTTATGATGATTGCCGAGGAGTCGACGTCGTGGGAAGGCGTTACGAGAAACGCCGATTATAACGGCCTTGGATTCAGCCTTAAATGGAATATGGGTTGGATGAACGACTTTTTAAGCTATATTAAAAAGGAAACGGTACACAGAAAATATCATCATAATTATATTACATTCAGCCTTATGTACGCTTTCAGCGAGAACTTTGTACTTGTGCTTTCTCATGATGAAGTAGTACACATGAAAGGTTCGATGATGTACAAAGTTCCGGGAGATATGTGGCAGAAAACGGCCAATTTAAAGGTGGCATACGGTTTTATGTACGGACATCCGGGCAAGAAGCTTATGTTTATGGGAAATGAAATAGGGCAGTTTTCCGAGTGGAGCGAGGCGAGAAGTCTTGATTGGCATATACTGGAAAATGAATATCACAAAAATCTTCAGACATATGTAAAGGACTTGAATAAATTATATTTGGAACAGCCGGCTCTGTGGGAAAGGGACTTTGACGGGAGAGCCTTTGAGTGGATAGAATGCGACGACAGCCAAAGGAGCATAGTGGCGTTTACAAGACATGGCATAAAAAGGGAAGAACAGCTTTCTATCATCTGTAATTTTACGGAAACCCCATATGAAAACTTTATTATAGGAGTTCCCACAGACAAAGATTATAAGGAAGTTTTCAACAGCGATGATTTTAAATACGGCGGCACCGGCAGAATTAACGGAAACATAATTAAAAACAGGCTCTGCGGCTGCAACAGATGCGCAAACAGCGTTGAGATAACATTGCCGCCGCTTGGTTTTGTCGTTTTAAAACCAATATATTAA